A portion of the Mycobacterium paraseoulense genome contains these proteins:
- a CDS encoding phosphotriesterase family protein, protein MSELNTARGPIDTADLGVTLMHEHVFIMTTEIALNYPDAWGDEDKRVADAIARLNELKSRGVDTIVDLTVIGLGRYIPRIARVAAATELNIVVATGLYTYNDIPFRFHYEGPGGLLGGPEIMTDMFVKDIEQGIADTGVKAGILKCATDEPGITPGVERVLRAVAQAHKRTGVPISTHTHAGLRRGLEQQRIFEEEGVDLTRVIIGHSGDSTDIGYLEELIAAGSYLGMDRFGLDVISPFEERVKIVAQMCERGHADKMVLSHDANCYFDALPEELVPQMAPNWHYLHIHNDVIPALKERGVTDDQLHTMLVDNPRRIFERQGAYE, encoded by the coding sequence GTGTCAGAACTCAATACCGCCCGCGGCCCCATCGATACCGCCGACCTCGGCGTGACGCTCATGCACGAGCACGTGTTCATCATGACCACCGAGATCGCGCTCAACTACCCGGACGCCTGGGGCGACGAGGATAAGCGGGTGGCCGACGCGATCGCCCGCCTCAACGAGTTGAAGTCCCGCGGCGTCGACACCATCGTCGACCTCACCGTGATCGGGCTGGGCCGCTACATCCCGCGCATCGCCCGGGTGGCCGCGGCGACCGAGCTGAACATCGTTGTGGCGACTGGACTTTACACCTACAACGACATTCCGTTCCGGTTCCACTACGAGGGCCCCGGCGGGTTGCTGGGCGGCCCGGAGATCATGACCGACATGTTCGTGAAGGACATCGAGCAGGGCATCGCCGACACGGGCGTCAAGGCCGGAATCCTCAAGTGCGCCACCGACGAGCCGGGCATCACCCCCGGCGTCGAGCGGGTGCTGCGCGCGGTCGCCCAGGCGCACAAACGCACCGGGGTGCCGATCTCGACGCACACCCACGCCGGCCTGCGCCGCGGCCTCGAGCAGCAACGCATCTTCGAAGAAGAGGGCGTCGACCTGACCCGGGTCATCATCGGCCACTCCGGCGACAGCACCGACATCGGCTACCTCGAGGAACTCATCGCCGCGGGGTCTTATCTCGGGATGGACCGCTTCGGCCTCGACGTCATCTCTCCCTTCGAAGAGCGGGTCAAGATCGTGGCGCAGATGTGCGAACGCGGCCACGCCGACAAGATGGTGCTCTCGCACGACGCCAACTGCTACTTCGACGCGCTGCCCGAAGAGCTCGTGCCGCAGATGGCGCCCAACTGGCACTACCTGCACATCCACAACGACGTCATCCCCGCGCTCAAGGAGCGCGGCGTGACCGACGATCAACTGCACACGATGCTGGTCGACAACCCCCGCCGGATCTTCGAGCGGCAGGGCGCATATGAGTGA
- a CDS encoding acyl-CoA dehydrogenase family protein — MLLNPNNLQRQYPDRRSGEIMAATVDFFESRGKARLKSDDHERVWYSDFLDHIGRERIFASLLTPSEYGADDCRWDTYRISEFAEIVGFYGLSYWYPFQVTALGLGPIWMSANEDAKRKAAAQLEAGEVFAFGLSEQTHGADVYQTDMILTPAEHGWTARGEKYYIGNANVARMVSTFGKIAGSDDYVFFAADSQHDRYDLIKNVVNSQNYVANYALRDYPVTEADILHRGPEAFHAALNTVNVCKYNLGWGAVGMCTHAMYEAVTHASNRVLYGTVVTDFSHVRRLLTDAYVRLIAMKLVATRACDYMRAASETDRRYLLYSPLTKAKITSEGERVITALWDVIAAKGVEKDTIFEAMTREIGLLPRLEGTVHINIGLLAKFMPNYLFAPNGDLPLIGRRDDAADDSFLFNQGPTGGLGKVRFHDWRAPFDGFAHLPNVAVLRAQIEVLADMLAGATPDAAQQKDIDFAFAVGQLFATVPYAQLILEEAPLSGVDEALIDEIFAVLVRDFNSYAVELGDKSATTDAQARFAMRMIRRPVFDHARYDQVWKEHIQPINGAYQMRP; from the coding sequence ATGTTGCTCAATCCCAACAACCTGCAACGTCAATATCCTGACCGTCGTTCGGGCGAGATCATGGCCGCCACGGTCGACTTCTTCGAATCGCGCGGCAAGGCGCGGCTGAAGTCCGACGACCACGAACGGGTGTGGTACTCCGACTTTCTGGACCACATCGGACGCGAGCGCATCTTCGCCTCGCTGCTGACCCCGTCCGAGTACGGCGCGGACGACTGCCGCTGGGACACCTACCGGATCAGCGAGTTCGCCGAGATCGTGGGGTTCTACGGGCTGAGCTACTGGTACCCCTTCCAGGTCACCGCGCTGGGCCTGGGCCCGATCTGGATGAGCGCCAACGAGGACGCCAAGCGCAAGGCGGCCGCGCAGCTGGAGGCCGGTGAGGTGTTCGCGTTCGGGTTGTCCGAGCAGACCCACGGGGCCGACGTCTACCAGACCGACATGATCCTGACGCCGGCCGAGCACGGCTGGACGGCCCGTGGCGAGAAGTACTACATCGGCAACGCGAACGTGGCGCGGATGGTGTCGACGTTCGGCAAGATCGCCGGTTCCGACGACTACGTGTTCTTCGCCGCCGACTCCCAGCACGATCGGTACGACCTGATCAAGAACGTGGTGAACTCGCAGAACTACGTCGCCAACTACGCGCTGCGCGACTACCCGGTCACCGAGGCCGACATCCTGCACCGCGGTCCCGAGGCATTCCACGCGGCCCTCAACACGGTCAACGTGTGTAAGTACAACCTGGGCTGGGGCGCGGTCGGCATGTGCACCCACGCCATGTACGAGGCCGTCACCCACGCCTCCAACCGCGTCCTGTACGGCACCGTCGTCACCGATTTCAGCCACGTGCGGCGGCTGCTCACCGACGCGTATGTGCGGTTGATCGCGATGAAGCTCGTCGCCACCCGCGCCTGCGACTACATGCGCGCCGCGTCAGAGACCGACCGTCGCTACCTGCTCTACAGCCCGCTCACCAAGGCGAAGATCACCAGCGAGGGCGAGCGGGTGATCACCGCGCTGTGGGACGTCATCGCGGCCAAGGGTGTCGAGAAGGACACCATCTTCGAGGCCATGACCCGCGAGATCGGTTTACTGCCGCGGCTGGAAGGCACCGTGCACATCAACATCGGGTTGCTCGCCAAGTTCATGCCCAACTACTTGTTTGCGCCCAACGGTGACCTGCCGCTGATCGGCCGGCGCGACGACGCGGCCGACGACTCGTTCCTGTTCAACCAGGGCCCTACCGGAGGATTGGGCAAGGTGCGCTTCCACGATTGGCGGGCGCCGTTCGACGGATTCGCGCACCTGCCCAACGTCGCCGTGCTGCGCGCCCAGATCGAGGTGCTGGCCGACATGCTGGCCGGGGCCACCCCGGATGCCGCGCAGCAGAAGGACATCGACTTCGCGTTCGCCGTCGGGCAGCTGTTCGCGACGGTGCCCTACGCGCAGCTGATCCTGGAGGAGGCCCCGTTGTCCGGGGTGGACGAGGCGCTGATCGACGAGATCTTCGCGGTGCTGGTCCGCGACTTCAACAGCTACGCCGTCGAGCTGGGCGACAAGTCCGCCACGACCGACGCGCAGGCCCGCTTCGCGATGCGGATGATCCGTCGTCCGGTGTTCGACCACGCGCGTTACGACCAGGTCTGGAAGGAACACATCCAGCCGATCAACGGCGCCTATCAGATGCGGCCGTAA
- a CDS encoding PPE family protein, whose translation MDFGLLPPEVNSGLMYAGPGSGPLLAAAAAWNAVTAELESTAAGYSSQLADLTGLAWFGPSSMAMSGAAAPYVAWLQAAAAQAGVTATQAYAAAAAYAAAFAMTVPPPVIAANRAQLMALIATNFFGQSGPAIAVTEAQYFEMWAQDAATMYAYAADSATASTMTSFNEPPQTTNPAGQDAQANSVAQTTANTTSARTQSVVQSLATQQANLVDPPLPQGSTANIAPGGATLNPGTTVTVTPGNPVSATYGATFTANTDVTFINLSAGVTRTAQAGGVYIFNFNATVTSGQLFVNSPSPFLGSQGGFIVPSGAVTAGSSGVEATIDTSTGLVTAINAGGVITAPVTASPYFLPAVAPVVSSSSSALGAAPAAMATSAPGLAGTAGIQPQLNVDALMDALSAAAE comes from the coding sequence ATGGATTTCGGGTTGCTGCCCCCGGAGGTCAACTCGGGGTTGATGTATGCCGGCCCGGGATCGGGACCGCTGCTGGCCGCTGCGGCGGCCTGGAACGCGGTGACCGCCGAGTTGGAATCCACGGCGGCGGGCTATTCTTCACAACTCGCCGACCTGACCGGCTTGGCGTGGTTCGGCCCGTCGTCGATGGCGATGTCGGGCGCGGCCGCCCCCTACGTGGCGTGGCTGCAGGCCGCGGCCGCACAAGCCGGAGTCACCGCCACGCAGGCGTATGCGGCGGCCGCGGCCTATGCGGCGGCATTCGCGATGACGGTGCCTCCGCCGGTGATCGCGGCCAACCGCGCCCAGCTGATGGCGCTGATCGCCACCAACTTCTTCGGCCAAAGCGGCCCCGCGATCGCGGTTACCGAAGCCCAGTACTTCGAGATGTGGGCCCAGGACGCCGCCACCATGTACGCCTACGCCGCCGACTCGGCGACCGCGAGCACCATGACGTCATTCAATGAACCGCCGCAGACCACCAACCCGGCGGGCCAGGACGCGCAGGCCAACTCGGTGGCCCAGACCACCGCCAACACCACCAGCGCCCGCACCCAATCCGTGGTTCAAAGCCTCGCCACTCAGCAGGCCAACCTCGTCGACCCGCCGCTGCCCCAAGGCAGCACCGCCAACATCGCACCCGGCGGCGCCACCCTCAACCCCGGCACCACCGTCACCGTCACCCCCGGCAACCCCGTGTCCGCCACCTACGGCGCCACCTTCACCGCCAACACCGACGTCACATTTATCAACCTCTCCGCCGGAGTCACGCGCACTGCCCAAGCCGGTGGGGTCTACATCTTCAACTTCAATGCCACGGTCACGAGCGGCCAACTCTTCGTCAACAGCCCCAGCCCCTTTCTCGGGTCGCAAGGCGGGTTCATCGTCCCCAGCGGCGCCGTCACCGCCGGCAGCAGCGGCGTCGAGGCCACCATCGACACCAGCACCGGCCTCGTCACCGCCATCAACGCCGGCGGCGTCATCACCGCCCCCGTCACCGCCTCTCCGTACTTCCTGCCCGCCGTCGCCCCCGTCGTCTCCAGCTCGTCGAGCGCCTTGGGTGCGGCACCGGCGGCCATGGCCACCAGCGCACCGGGCCTGGCCGGAACCGCAGGAATCCAACCCCAGCTCAACGTCGACGCGCTCATGGACGCGCTCTCGGCCGCGGCCGAATAG
- a CDS encoding TetR/AcrR family transcriptional regulator, protein MPTVTWARVDPARRAAIIEAAEHEFGTHGFSRGSLNVIARRAGVAKGSLFQYFADKRDLYAFIADIGSQRVRAYMEDRIRELDPSRPFFDFLTDWLDAWVAYFADHPHERALHAAATLEVDTEARVSVQNVIHRHYLEVMRPLIREAKARGDLRAESDTDALLSLLLLIFPHLALAPYMRGLDPVLGLDEPTPEQPALAVRRLVAVLAAAFAAAPHPPVHSAPQQSEEIT, encoded by the coding sequence TTGCCAACGGTGACTTGGGCGCGGGTCGACCCCGCTCGTCGCGCGGCGATCATCGAAGCCGCGGAACACGAGTTCGGGACGCACGGCTTCTCCCGGGGCAGCCTCAACGTCATCGCCCGGCGAGCCGGCGTCGCGAAGGGCAGCCTCTTCCAGTACTTCGCGGACAAGCGCGATCTGTACGCGTTCATCGCCGACATCGGCAGCCAGCGGGTGCGCGCCTACATGGAAGACCGCATCCGCGAGCTGGACCCGAGCCGGCCGTTCTTCGACTTCCTGACCGACTGGCTCGACGCGTGGGTGGCCTACTTCGCCGACCACCCGCATGAACGCGCGCTGCACGCCGCGGCGACGCTGGAAGTCGACACCGAAGCCCGCGTCAGCGTGCAGAACGTCATCCACCGGCACTACCTGGAAGTGATGCGGCCGCTCATTCGCGAGGCGAAGGCGCGCGGCGACCTGCGCGCCGAATCCGACACCGACGCGCTGTTGTCGTTGCTGCTCTTGATCTTTCCGCATTTGGCACTCGCGCCCTACATGCGCGGTTTGGATCCGGTCCTCGGGCTCGACGAACCCACCCCCGAGCAGCCGGCGCTGGCCGTGCGCCGGCTCGTCGCGGTGCTGGCGGCCGCCTTCGCGGCGGCGCCGCACCCGCCCGTCCACTCAGCCCCACAACAATCCGAGGAGATCACATGA
- a CDS encoding R2-like ligand-binding oxidase, translated as MTRTHSGSMVRGGLNWDSLPLRLFAGGNAKFWDPADIDFSRDRADWEKLTDDERHYATRLCAEFIAGEEAVTEDIQPFMSAMRIEGRLGDEMYLTQFAFEEAKHVQVFRMWLDAVGVTDDLHEYLDDIPTYRTIFYEELPDCLNALSVDPSPAAQVRASVTYNHMVEGMLALTGYFGWHKICVERGILPGMQELVRRIGDDERRHMAWGTFTCRRHVAADDANWGVFETRMNELMPLGLRLIEEGFALYDPMPFGLSVDEFMQYAADKGMRRLGTISSARGRPVSEIDLDYSPVQLEDTFADEDEKALAGASA; from the coding sequence ATGACACGCACACATTCGGGCTCGATGGTTCGAGGGGGCCTCAACTGGGACAGCCTGCCGCTGCGGCTGTTCGCCGGCGGCAACGCGAAATTCTGGGATCCGGCCGACATCGACTTCTCCCGCGACCGGGCGGACTGGGAGAAGCTGACCGACGATGAACGCCACTACGCCACCCGGCTGTGTGCCGAGTTCATCGCCGGTGAGGAGGCGGTCACCGAGGACATTCAGCCGTTCATGTCGGCGATGCGGATCGAGGGCCGGCTGGGCGACGAGATGTACCTGACCCAGTTCGCGTTCGAAGAAGCCAAGCACGTGCAGGTGTTCCGCATGTGGCTGGACGCCGTCGGCGTCACCGACGACCTGCACGAGTACCTCGACGACATCCCCACGTACCGCACGATTTTCTACGAGGAACTGCCCGACTGCCTCAACGCCTTGTCGGTCGACCCGTCACCGGCGGCCCAGGTCCGGGCGTCGGTCACCTACAACCACATGGTCGAAGGGATGCTGGCGCTCACGGGCTACTTCGGCTGGCACAAGATCTGCGTGGAGCGCGGCATCCTGCCGGGCATGCAGGAGTTGGTCCGGCGCATCGGCGACGACGAGCGGCGCCACATGGCGTGGGGCACCTTCACCTGCCGGCGCCACGTCGCCGCCGACGACGCCAACTGGGGCGTGTTCGAAACGCGCATGAACGAGCTCATGCCGCTCGGGCTGCGCCTCATCGAGGAGGGCTTCGCGCTTTACGACCCGATGCCCTTCGGCCTCTCGGTGGACGAGTTCATGCAGTACGCCGCCGACAAGGGCATGCGGCGGCTCGGCACGATCAGCAGCGCGCGCGGGCGGCCGGTCAGCGAGATCGACCTCGACTACTCGCCGGTGCAGCTGGAGGACACCTTCGCCGACGAGGACGAGAAGGCGCTGGCGGGCGCGTCCGCCTAG
- a CDS encoding NADP-dependent succinic semialdehyde dehydrogenase, with protein MPIATINPATGETVKTFTPATDEEVDAAISRAYARFQDYRHNTTFAQRAGWANATADLLEKEADDVAAMMTLEMGKTLASAKAETLKCAKGFRYYAENAERLLADEPADAAKVGASRAYVRYQPLGVVLAVMPWNFPLWQAVRFAAPALMAGNVGILKHASNVPQSALYLADVIARGGFPEGCFQTLLVSSSAVERILRDPRVAAATLTGSEPAGQSVAAIAGDEIKPTVLELGGSDPFIVMPSADLDEAVKTAVTARVQNNGQSCIAAKRFIVHADIYDTFVDKFTERMAALKVGDPTDPDTDVGPLATESGRDEIAKQVDDAAAAGAKIRLGGKPLDRPGWFYPPTVVTDISKDMALYTEEVFGPVASMYRASGIDEAIEIANATTFGLGSNAWTTDEAEQQRFIDEIEAGQVFINGMTVSYPELGFGGVKRSGYGRELAGLGIREFCNAKSVWVG; from the coding sequence GTGCCCATCGCCACGATCAACCCGGCCACCGGCGAGACGGTAAAAACCTTCACCCCCGCCACCGACGAGGAAGTCGACGCGGCCATCTCCCGCGCGTACGCGCGGTTCCAGGACTACCGCCATAACACCACCTTTGCCCAGCGCGCGGGGTGGGCAAACGCCACCGCCGACCTGTTGGAGAAGGAAGCCGACGACGTCGCCGCGATGATGACCCTGGAAATGGGCAAGACGCTGGCCTCCGCGAAGGCCGAAACGCTCAAGTGCGCCAAGGGTTTTCGTTACTACGCCGAGAACGCCGAGAGGCTGCTGGCCGACGAGCCGGCCGACGCGGCCAAGGTCGGCGCCTCCCGGGCGTACGTCCGTTACCAGCCGCTCGGTGTGGTGCTGGCGGTGATGCCGTGGAACTTTCCGCTCTGGCAGGCGGTGCGGTTCGCCGCACCGGCACTGATGGCCGGCAACGTCGGCATCCTCAAACACGCGTCCAACGTGCCGCAGTCGGCGCTGTATCTGGCCGACGTCATCGCGCGCGGGGGCTTCCCGGAGGGCTGCTTCCAGACGCTGCTCGTCTCGTCCAGCGCCGTCGAGCGCATCCTGCGCGACCCGCGGGTCGCGGCGGCCACCCTCACCGGCAGCGAGCCGGCCGGCCAGTCGGTCGCCGCCATCGCCGGCGACGAGATCAAACCCACCGTGCTCGAGCTCGGCGGCAGCGACCCGTTCATCGTGATGCCGTCGGCGGACCTCGACGAGGCCGTCAAAACCGCGGTCACCGCGCGGGTGCAGAACAACGGCCAGTCCTGCATCGCCGCCAAGCGTTTCATCGTCCACGCCGACATCTACGACACCTTCGTCGACAAGTTCACCGAGCGGATGGCCGCGCTCAAGGTCGGCGACCCGACCGATCCCGACACCGATGTGGGCCCGCTGGCCACCGAGTCCGGCCGCGACGAGATCGCCAAGCAGGTCGACGACGCGGCCGCCGCGGGCGCGAAGATCCGCCTGGGCGGCAAGCCGCTCGACCGGCCGGGGTGGTTCTACCCGCCGACGGTGGTCACCGACATCTCCAAGGACATGGCGCTCTACACCGAAGAGGTCTTCGGCCCCGTCGCGTCGATGTACCGCGCCTCGGGCATCGACGAGGCCATCGAGATCGCCAACGCGACCACCTTCGGGCTGGGGTCCAACGCCTGGACCACAGACGAGGCGGAGCAGCAGCGGTTCATCGACGAGATCGAGGCCGGCCAGGTCTTCATCAACGGGATGACGGTGTCCTACCCGGAATTGGGGTTCGGCGGCGTCAAGCGGTCCGGCTACGGCCGCGAACTCGCGGGCCTCGGCATCCGCGAGTTCTGCAATGCCAAGAGCGTCTGGGTCGGCTAG
- a CDS encoding acetolactate synthase large subunit, whose amino-acid sequence MSKAAELMVKCLENEGVSVVFGLPGEENIRFVQALASSSIRYVLTRHEQGAAFMAEMYGRVTGRAAVVSSTLGPGAINMQLGVADATTNSTPLVAVSAQVGHDREFKESHQYVDLVSMFAPITRWAAGVPTAHAIPEMFRKAFKVAETERPAAVYLAVPEHIDADETDYDLTPLPRNVVRPDAPAPGQVERAVDILRKAKRPVMLAGHGAARGGATAALVRFSEAFGVPVANTFHGKGVMPDDHPNSIGTLGFMSHDYVNFGFDNADVVIAVGYELQEFDPVRINPQADKKIIHIHRFPAEVDAHYSVDVGIIGDISASLDALTEALDGHAYEADPEVPGHGLLAEEFARGQQDSRYPLAPARVVADTRAALGRSDIVLVDTGATKMWMARLYPTYECNTCLVSNGLSTMGFALPGALGVKLARPDTKVLAVVGDGAFLMNSQEIETAVRERIPLVVLIWEDGGYGLIEWKMDLELGAHYYVKFGNPDVVKYAESFGAKGYRISHAEELLPTLRAALADDGVSVISCPVDYSENLRLTDRLGELDETL is encoded by the coding sequence ATGAGTAAAGCCGCCGAGCTGATGGTCAAGTGCCTGGAAAACGAGGGTGTTTCCGTGGTCTTCGGCCTGCCGGGGGAGGAGAACATCCGCTTCGTGCAGGCGTTGGCGTCGTCGAGCATCCGCTACGTGCTCACCCGGCATGAGCAGGGCGCGGCTTTCATGGCCGAGATGTACGGGCGGGTCACCGGGCGGGCGGCCGTGGTGTCGAGCACCCTGGGGCCGGGCGCCATCAACATGCAACTCGGCGTGGCCGACGCCACCACCAACAGCACCCCGCTGGTCGCCGTCTCCGCGCAGGTGGGCCACGACCGGGAGTTCAAGGAGTCGCACCAGTACGTCGACCTGGTGTCGATGTTCGCGCCCATCACCCGGTGGGCCGCCGGGGTCCCCACCGCGCACGCCATCCCGGAGATGTTCCGCAAGGCGTTCAAGGTCGCCGAGACCGAACGCCCGGCCGCGGTCTACCTCGCGGTGCCCGAGCACATCGATGCCGACGAGACCGACTACGACCTGACGCCGTTGCCGCGCAACGTCGTCCGTCCCGACGCGCCCGCACCCGGCCAGGTCGAACGCGCGGTCGACATCCTGCGCAAGGCGAAGCGGCCGGTGATGCTGGCCGGGCACGGCGCCGCCCGCGGCGGCGCCACCGCCGCGCTGGTGCGGTTCTCCGAGGCCTTCGGAGTGCCGGTCGCCAACACCTTCCACGGCAAGGGCGTGATGCCCGACGACCACCCCAACAGCATCGGGACGCTCGGCTTCATGAGCCACGACTACGTCAACTTCGGCTTCGACAATGCCGACGTGGTGATCGCGGTCGGATACGAGCTGCAGGAATTCGATCCGGTACGGATCAACCCCCAGGCCGACAAGAAGATCATCCACATCCATCGTTTCCCGGCCGAGGTCGACGCGCACTATTCGGTGGACGTGGGGATCATCGGCGACATCAGCGCCTCTTTGGATGCGTTGACAGAAGCGCTCGACGGACACGCCTACGAAGCCGATCCCGAGGTGCCAGGCCACGGCCTGCTGGCCGAGGAATTCGCTCGCGGACAACAGGATTCGCGTTATCCGCTGGCCCCGGCGCGGGTGGTCGCCGATACCCGCGCCGCACTGGGCCGCAGCGACATCGTCCTGGTGGACACCGGGGCCACCAAGATGTGGATGGCCCGGCTCTATCCGACGTATGAGTGCAACACCTGCCTGGTGTCAAACGGGTTGTCCACCATGGGCTTCGCGCTGCCCGGCGCGCTCGGTGTGAAGCTGGCGAGGCCCGACACGAAGGTATTGGCGGTCGTCGGCGACGGCGCGTTCCTGATGAACTCGCAGGAAATCGAGACCGCCGTCCGCGAGCGGATACCGCTGGTCGTGCTGATCTGGGAGGACGGCGGGTACGGCCTGATCGAGTGGAAGATGGACCTCGAACTCGGCGCGCACTACTACGTGAAGTTCGGCAACCCCGACGTGGTGAAGTATGCGGAAAGCTTCGGCGCCAAGGGATATCGGATCTCTCATGCCGAGGAGCTGTTGCCGACGCTGCGGGCAGCGCTCGCCGACGACGGTGTCTCGGTGATCTCCTGCCCGGTCGACTACTCCGAGAACCTGCGGTTGACCGACCGGCTCGGCGAGCTGGACGAGACACTGTAA